The Candidatus Zixiibacteriota bacterium nucleotide sequence GGCGGCGGTGCAGGAGCTAAAGGATTTCGCCGGAAGGCAATTCGACCCGCAAGTCGTCGATATCTTCATCGAAGCAATTCACAAGAGCCGCGAGAAGCTCGACACGATCTACAATTTTGTCGCCGATCTTGACCAGCAACCGGCAGCATCCCCCACGACTTAGCAGTCAATCTTAAAACGGAATCGGCGAGAACGTCAGTACGAAGATCGCCAGCGCGGTGATCCCGACCCAGCGCGTGCGGCCGTCAATCGGCTCGTAATCATTCAGCGTCGGCGGATGACCGAAGCGGATCACGAAAAACACCAGCGCCGCCCAGATCCACCAGCCCTCCCACATGAAACCGAATCCGATCATCGCCAGGAACATCAGCCGCGAAATCCAGTAGTGCAGGCGCGGTGAGAGCGAGTAGATGATATGCCCGCCGTCCAATTGTCCGACCGGCAGCAGATTCAGCGCCGTCACGATCATGCCGACCCACGCCGCGAACAGCATCGGGTTGTCCTGCAGGAATATGTTGTAGCCTTCCGGCGAGGCGTGAGTCCAGATCAGCCCCTCCAGGACACGCATGATCAGCGGTTCCACCAACATGCCCGCCTGCAGCTCGGGCGGCGTCAAGCGGTAGGTGACATCCGCCAGTCCGATCGCCAGCGTGATCACCGCCACCACGAAGCCGGCAATCGGGCCATAAGCCCCGACTTCCATCAAATCCCGGCGCGAGGGAAACGGCGAATTCGACTTGATGAAGGCGCCGAACGTGCCGATCAGCGTTGGCGCAGGCAGGAAGTACGGCAGCGACACGCGTATGCCGCGCCGTCGGGCCGCCAGGTAATGCCCGAATTCGTGAAATAGCAGGATCGAAAGCAGCGGAATCGAAAATTTCTGCCAGTGCAGGAAAACCTCGGTCTCACGAAAGATGCGCGTGCCGTCCGTAAACAGCCCCGGCACAATCGCCACCGATGCCGCCGTCAACAGGAACAGCAGGATATTCAGCCACGGAATCCGCCGGCCCGCCGGGTAGACCTGCAGATGCGCGGACTGGCCGTTGATATGCGAACTCAGCGCATATCCCCGCCCGGCCAGCTCGTGCGCCAATTGCGGCCTCCAATCGGCGACCGCCGCATCGAGCGAGGCGCGAATGTTCACCTCGTCGCGGCGCGTATAGTAGCCGTCGACCGCGACGAAGCGCGCGACCAGGCTGATGATATCGTTGACTACAGATTCGGCGACCTTGACCGGCATATCTTACTCTTCAACACATTATAGAGGTCGGCAGTTCCAGCCGCAACAGAAGCGTGACCGGCGTTTCCGAGTGCCGGCCGCAATAAAACAGGGGTCTCGTTGCCGAGACCCCTGCGATCTATCCTAACAGATGACTGTCAGAATTAGAACATGAACGCGCTCTTCGGAGGCGCACCACCGTTGAAGTAGTACGCAGCCAGGTAAGCGCAGTCAGCGGAGTCAATCACACCGTCGTTATTGACATCGCCAAGGTGCTTGAACGGCGTCGGGCCCAGCGTGCCGGTCGCAACGTAGTTGCTCAGCTTCACCAGGTCGCGCAGATCAATCAAGTCGTCGTTGTTCACGTCACCGCGAGCAAAACCGGCGTACTTGTTGATGAACTTCGCCATCGCTTCGGTGTCGCCATTCGGGTCGGCCGAGTTGTCCAGACCGTAAATCGCGAAGCCGTAGGTCTTGGTGCCGTTGGCGGCGATGTTCGCCTTACCAAAGGTCGCCAAGGTCGACTTATCCGGGCCGGTGCCGTCGGGATCGACGACCACAGCGCCTTCCGCCACGTTGTTCACGAATGCATACAACGAATCCGGTAAGCAGTCGGAGCACGGAGCGGTCGGATACACAACGAGCGAATTTTCAAGGACGTGAGCATTGTACATCGGGTCGGTCTTGGTGCCGTCCGGCCAGTACGAACCGGCTTGCGGGAGGCCGATAAAGCCGCGCGCTTCCACGCCGTCGATCTGGTAGACGTAACCCTTCGCCGCATTACCGGCGCCGCCGTCAGTGCCAATGTCCCAATCCATGAAGGAGCCGTAATACAGCCCGCTGAT carries:
- a CDS encoding site-2 protease family protein — translated: MPVKVAESVVNDIISLVARFVAVDGYYTRRDEVNIRASLDAAVADWRPQLAHELAGRGYALSSHINGQSAHLQVYPAGRRIPWLNILLFLLTAASVAIVPGLFTDGTRIFRETEVFLHWQKFSIPLLSILLFHEFGHYLAARRRGIRVSLPYFLPAPTLIGTFGAFIKSNSPFPSRRDLMEVGAYGPIAGFVVAVITLAIGLADVTYRLTPPELQAGMLVEPLIMRVLEGLIWTHASPEGYNIFLQDNPMLFAAWVGMIVTALNLLPVGQLDGGHIIYSLSPRLHYWISRLMFLAMIGFGFMWEGWWIWAALVFFVIRFGHPPTLNDYEPIDGRTRWVGITALAIFVLTFSPIPF